The sequence CTGTGGTTGCAGGGCGGCCAGCCACTCACGGCGCCCGCGCCTGACAGTGGCGCCAGCCTCGCGGCCGACCTGACGATACACGCCGCGCTGGACCTGCCCGAGATTCGCCCGCTGCTGCTGCGCTACAGCCGCCAGCATCCTGAGCGCGTGCTGCACTACGTCAATCGCTCCGCCCTGGGACTTGAAGCACAGTACCTGCAGGCGCCGCTGACACCGCAGGCCGATCTGATGATCTCCTCGGCCATGGGGCTGCAGTACCGACTCGCCAATCAGGGTCATGCTCTGGCACTCGAGGCCCCCAACCTGACCGCCTGGCCGGCCAACTCACGCTGGCGCAATGAGCTGTATGCGATGAGCTTCGAGCCGATCGTGATGGTGGCGCGACGTGATGCGCTCAAGCACCTGGCGGACCTCGACGGCCTGCGCAATCCCCTCGATGTGCTGCGCAGTCATCGCGACTTCTGGCACCTGCTCGAGACGCGCCGCGAGCAGCTGCGCGGCCGCATCATCAGCTACGATCCGCGCCGCAGCGGCTCCGGCTTTACCTATGCCGTGTCCGATGCCCGTCAATCGCCGCGCTACTGGACGCTGGTGCGCGCCATGGGTCAGGCCGATGCCAGACTGGTCAGCACCACCGGCGCCATGCTCGAGGCGCTGGCCAGCGGCGAGGTGGACATCGCCTACAACCTGGTCGGCCCCTACGCGGTGACCTTTGCCCGTGCCCATCCGGAGCTGGTGGTGATCGTGCCGGAAGACTATGTGCTGATTCAGCGCCGGCTGGCCTTCGTCCCCCAGCAGGCACCTCACCCCGAGGCTGGTGAAGCCTTTCTCGACTGGTGGCTGAGTCTGGAAGGCCAGCGGCTCGTGGCCAGCGACAGCCAGCTGGGCGCGTTGCACCCCGAGGTGCGTGGCGAGGGCAGCGCTCAGCATATGCGCGAACAGCTGGGCGATGCGCTGCGCCCGATCGAGATCGGCCC comes from bacterium Scap17 and encodes:
- a CDS encoding ABC transporter substrate-binding protein, with the translated sequence MLARRPRIGRQRPDKHGPDSHGSGNHSPVNQGPDRQRAGGLVVCLGLAMLLSPVSQAATQTGARTAFDPLLEEHQSLWLQGGQPLTAPAPDSGASLAADLTIHAALDLPEIRPLLLRYSRQHPERVLHYVNRSALGLEAQYLQAPLTPQADLMISSAMGLQYRLANQGHALALEAPNLTAWPANSRWRNELYAMSFEPIVMVARRDALKHLADLDGLRNPLDVLRSHRDFWHLLETRREQLRGRIISYDPRRSGSGFTYAVSDARQSPRYWTLVRAMGQADARLVSTTGAMLEALASGEVDIAYNLVGPYAVTFARAHPELVVIVPEDYVLIQRRLAFVPQQAPHPEAGEAFLDWWLSLEGQRLVASDSQLGALHPEVRGEGSAQHMREQLGDALRPIEIGPGLLATLDRLKQASFLSRWVLEFEAPAPVVGETSQGQIQRQTPSATPPELNQ